One Chionomys nivalis chromosome 4, mChiNiv1.1, whole genome shotgun sequence genomic region harbors:
- the LOC130873076 gene encoding olfactory receptor 1537-like, which translates to MAAGNHCTVTEFFLAGLSETPELQMPLFLLFIGIYVVTVAGNLGMITLTVLSSHLHNPMYYFLRSLSFIDFCQSTVVTPKMLVSFVREKNPISYPGCMTQLYFFIIFGIAECHTLGVMAYDRYVVICNPLLYSVTMSYQICSALITGVYIFGMFNASIITGFMIRIQFCKLDVINHYFCDLLPLLELACSNTYISELLILGFGTFNICVPILTIITSYISIIASILRIKSIGGRSKAFSTCSSHISAVAVYFGSAAFMYLYPSSVNSMDKGKVPSVFYTTVVPMLNPLIYSLRNKDVSVALKKILQRKKFIDA; encoded by the coding sequence atggcagcaggaaacCATTGCACAGTGACTGAGTTCTTCTTGGCTGGGCTCTCAGAGACACCAGAACTCCAGatgcccctcttcctcctcttcattggAATCTATGTGGTCACTGTAGCAGGGAATCTGGGCATGATCACACTGACTGTGCTCAGTTCCCACCTGCACAACCCCATGTACTATTTCCTCAGAAGTCTGTCCTTCATTGACTTCTGTCAGTCCACTGTGGTTACTCCTAAAATGCTGGTGAGCTTTGTGAGAGAGAAGAATCCTATTTCCTACCCTGGATGCATGACTCAGCtctatttctttataatttttggcATTGCAGAGTGTCACACATTAGGTGTAATGgcatatgaccgctatgtggTCATCTGTAACCCCTTGCTTTACAGTGTAACCATGTCCTATCAGATTTGCAGTGCCCTGATTACAGGAGTGTATATTTTTGGTATGTTCAATGCATCAATTATCACAGGCTTCATGATCAGGATTCAGTTCTGCAAATTAGATGTGATCAACCACTATTTCTGTGATCTTCTTCCCCTCTTGGAGCTTGCATGCTCTAATACCTATATTAGTGAGCTGTTGATTTTAGGTTTTGGTACTTTTAACATTTGTGTCCCAATTCTTACCATTATTACTTCCTACATCTCCATTATTGCCAGCATCCTCAGGATTAAATCCATAGGAGGCCGGTCCAAAGCCTTCagcacctgcagctcccacatCTCTGCTGTTGCTGTTTACTTTGGTTCTGCTGCATTCATGTACTTATATCCATCATCAGTGAATTCGATGGACAAAGGGAAAGTGCCATCTGTGTTTTATACTACTGTTGTTCCCATGCTGAACCCATTGATCTACAGCCTAAGAAATAAGGATGTCAGTGTTGCCTTGAAGAAaatacttcaaagaaaaaaattcatagatGCATAG